The region gtggtgcatgcctttaatcccagcacttgggaggcagaggtaagaggatcgccatgagttcaaggccaccctgagactacatagtgaattccaggtcagcctggactagagtgagaccttacctcgaaaaactaaaaaaaataaaagaattcagaGAAAGTTTGTGTCAAAGGCTCCTTCACTTGACACCCATCTAAGTGATTCTCAAACCATGCATCTGTATAATCTCTATTTCCAGATGCAGCAGCATATGGTAACTTTAGGTATTCTGTTGCTAGCATTGACCCCAGAGCCTCGTATGTTGTTAGACAGGTCCTTTACTACCAAGCCACAACTTCAGCCCAACCTTGGGTGGGGGCAGAGTTGAGGtaagggtcttgctttagcccaggctgacctggaactcattctgtagtcttggGTTGGCCTCTACttacagggatcctcttacctctgcctcctgagtgctgggattaaaggcttgtgccatcatgcccagcccaacCTTGGATACTCTTGATGCTTTCATATCTGTTACAGTTTGTGTGAATCAGAATCTCTTGGGAGTTGGTATCCAAGACAGCCCTGGTGAACGGATAAATATTTTTCAGTGCTTCCTGAATATACTCCTTCCCTGGTTGGggcttcttttttaataaaaaaaattaagttttttattcttatttatttatttgagagagagaaagaggctggggtgggggttggggaatggacatgccagggcctccagccactgcaaattaactcctttgtgtatctggcttacatgggtcctggggaattgaacctgagtccgttggctttgtaggcaagtgccttaagtgctaagccacatCGCCAGCCCTTAATggtatctttaatattttattatttatttgtataaggGAAAACACCAAATTCTCTTGCTGCCATTttttagcatctggctttacatgggtgctggggaattgaacctgggccagcaggttttgcaaacaagcacctttaaccactgagccatctcttccgccCCCAGGTTGTAGCCTTCTCGTTTGTTATATTTCCTTCATGCCCTTCTCAGGAGAGAAATCCAGAGtgcatgcttgcttgcttccttcctttcctttcaattgtttattatttgcttatattttgttagacacagaaagagagagacaaagagagctgtgcaccagggcctcagccactgcaatcaaacgccagatgcttgcatcacctagtgggcatgtgcgaacctgtgcttgcctcacctttatgcatctggctaatgtgggatcgggagagtagaacatgggtccttaggctttgcaggcaagtgcttacatctctctagctccccctttttttcaaagcttttcagggtggtcttgactgagactacataatgaattccaggtcagtctgggcaagaccctacctggaaaaacaaaaattagccaggtgtggtggcacacgcctttaatcccagaagttgggaggcagaggtaggaggatttccatgagttcaaggccaccctgagactacagaatgaattccaggtcagcctgggctagagcaagaccctacctctgcctccctgccttGAAACCCCGCcccccatatgcacaaagtgacccctGTGTccggagttggcttgcagtggcactaggccctggcatgcctgttctcatgcattcatattctttctctccttgcaaataagtaaaataatttaaaaaaggaaaagcagcagccaccaggcatggtggcatgcatgcctttaatcgcagcactcaggaggccatggtaggaggattgctatgagttcaaggctagccaggtcagcctgggctagagcaaaagccTGTCtcggggtggcggggggggggggagaatgaatgaaaaggACAGGGTGCTCTGAGAATGGGCAATAGAGGACCTCACACCGCCCAAGATACCAGGGGAGGACCACTCTGAGGATGAGATGTTCGGGAAGAGACCTGAGGGAGGTGTCTTATCTGGAGGAAGTAGGCAGGGGCATGTCCTGGATCATGAAACCAGGAAGTGCTCCAAAACTTAGTGCTGGAGGAGCTGTGAGAAGTCTGGAAGCAAGGGGTAAGTTGCTGTGCAGAAATGGCTGAggtggagagccaggcatggtggtgtgcacacttttaatcccagcactcagggaggcagaggtaggaggatttctgtgtgtttaaggacagcctgagacaacagagtgaattccacatctgcctgggctagagcaaaattctaccttgaaaaacaaacaaaaaaagaaaagttaaaaaaatctggacatggtggcacacgcttttaatcccagcacttcggaggcggaggtaggaggatcaccatgagtttgaggccaccctgagatacatagtgaattccaggtcagcctgggctagagtaagaccctaccttgaaaaactaaaaagaaaaaacaaatggatTAGGTGGAGCTGGGCAGAAGGAAAGTGAACAAGCCCTTTGGGAGGCTATGGCAGCAGTCTGGAGGTAGGTCAGGAGCAGGGTCAGTGGAGCGCACCCCTGGGACCAGTGTGGTCTGGTTGTGGGATTGACAGCACTTAGAGGAAAGGCTTCAAGGAAAGTGCCCAGagtcaggtgtgctggcacacacctttagttccagcgcttgggaagctgaggtatggGCATTgacatgagctccaggtcagcctgggctagagtgagaccctgctttgaaaaaataagaaatagaaaggaagtgTCCCGCTGTGGGTCAAGGCCTGCAGTAACCAGTGGGTACCACGTTCCGAGACgctgaaagcagagagaagaggttTAGAAGAGACAGTTCCCAGATGGGCCTGGCCCTCCTAGGGTTGAAGCGGCTGAGAACTGAACACTCCCAAGCAGCTCTTACACTTCAGGGTGGGGCTGCAGTGGTACAAGGAGGTGCTTCCTGCTATTGGGAAGTCCAGGGGTCCGTGCTGACAAGATGGGAGAGATGAGTCGAGGGGGCTCAGTATCCACCCAGCTGCCCAACACCCGCAGGGGTGGAGGGAGCAGGGCCGCAGGAAGGGCCAGGACTGTCCTCACTTTCCCACCTTGGGAAGGCCGTGATTGATTATCCCCATGCCTGTCTTGAGATGTCCACAGGCTCTTGCAAACGGACCAGAAGCATTCTGGGGAGATTCTAGGAATTATAGGAGCTAGGTGTGGCCTCAGGATAAGGATGAGCTTTGTACTTCTCCTGGTACCTTGCCCTGTGAGGAATTTTCCTCAAGTCTTCACAACAACCATATGTGGTTGGAATCATTGCCCCCTCTGTACAGCTGATACAGCTGGTGGCAAAGGGTTTAATGACTTTCTAGCGGCCATGAGGGCAAGGATAGGACTCCGTGTCAGGATGTAATGTGCTCCCTGTCTGTCACCAGAGTGACTAAGTCTTAATATAAGTTTTCAGGCTTTCCTCTCTGACCTTTAGGACTTGTTTTTCCTAAATGTTGGTACAGTTTAAACTTTCTTTgcattgccttttattttttccatctacTTACTCATTTGTCAGTATGCATCCATAATGGGCTAGTCCATAGGCTGGTCATGCTTGGATCCCACAGGGACTGAGTGGCCTGGAGAGACTATTCCATCAGGAAGAGGTCAGGGATGAATTGTTCTAACCAATCCTGggggcttgagggaaagctccctgAAGGAGGTGAAGTCCAGGAACCCTGAGGGGGGATGCTGTGACATGGGAACGGTATGGGGAAGCCTGAGTACACTGGGGACAGAGAGGCAAGACTGCAAAAAGGAGCATGCAGGGCCCATAACTAACTGCTGCTCACAGCTCGTAGCTGAAGCGGGGAGTATGGGGTGCTTGGGAGAACTATGAGGTGAGGACTGTGGCCAGAGGTGGTTACAGGGTCTCCACATGGGAGGAGTGTTAGCAGCAGATCAGGGCCAGATAGGGTTTGGCATAGGTCTCTGGAGCTTAAGTTGGTCAGACAGTAATCATGGAAGGGGTCAGTAAGCAGAGCTACTCTGCAGCATAACAGGGTCAGATAGGATTTGGTACAAATCTCTGGAGCTTAAGTTGATCAGACTGGAGCAGGCTGGTATTGGtcagctggaagctgtggccatGGTCTAAGCAGAAGATGACAGTGGCTGCCTGTCATGCTGCAGACTTATGTGTGTTTTGGTTGGAGGGGAAGAGGCACTTTGCTGTTTGCATCTAACAAGGTGCCTAGGGCACAAGGGTTCTTGGGAAGGCCTTGGAAAATAGTGGAATGGGCACAGTGTTAGAGGGAGTTAAAGGGAGACTGGCCAAGAGATCAAGAGCTAGGTCCTAAGAGGACTTGCCACCCAGGACTGGAGGGTAAACTTCTCAAGAGCAGAGACGGATGTCTCACTGTGCAGCACCCAGGTGGACTAGGGTTTTTAGAAGATTCCCCCAGAAGACCCACACTGCTGTGGCTGACCAGGATACCTCTGTTCCCACCCCAGGAGCTGTGGGGATGGCACACCTGCTAGGCAGCCAGGCCTGCATAGACAGCCTGCGCAGAGACCTCACTGACCTGCAGGGGACCATCGTGGACGTGTTTTCCCGTGCTGGGCCTGTGCGCTGTCCCTCGTGGAAGTTCCCTGACCGTGTGGCCTGTGACCTTGACATGGTAGCCCTGCTGGAGCACTATGACCACGTGCCAGGTGACCCTGAGTTCACGCAGTTGTCCCACACTGTGCTGCTGGAGCTGGTCATCGACAGGTGAGGCCTTGGCCAGTCCTGGACATCTTGGGATGCTGGAATCTGCTGCTCATTCCAGTAGCCCCTTGTAGGAGTGGTGACTGTAGAGGCAGCACCAGTCACCATGGACTGAACACCTGCCAGGGGCCATAGCTCAGGACACTCAAGGTGCTCTCAGGTCTTACTCTGCGCTCCATGGCTATGCCATGCCATCCTGTCCTGCCTGCCTCAGGGAGTCACTGAGGTCTCCACAGTGCCACAGCTCTGACCACTGTCACCTCGGAGCTTCTGGGTTAGGGATTTCGTAGCTCCTGCTCCATTTCCACCTCAGACCCCTTCCTGGCACCTTGTGCGCTGTAGTCCATCAGTGCATCATGACGCAGGACGTGGGATGCGTTTTCCCAACTTCTGGCTGTGGTGGGAAGAGGCCAGCGGAGTCCCTGAAGCCCGACCACTTCTATGCCATCATTAAATGATATGGCCACTGGCTtcccaccatctggggaccacaACTTAGGCTCCCATGACCTGCCTGAGATCAGAAGAGGCAGGGTACCTCTCTGCAGCCAGGAGGAGCCCTGAATACAAAAACAGTTGCACCCTCTGAGGAGCTGGGCAGTGTAAGCACGGAGCACTCCTCTCCCAGGGCTCTGCACTGCACTGTACCCCTTGCTGCTGTGGTCCAGCCTCCCATACCCACCAAGTCCCTGTTACTGACCCCTTCCCAGAAAAGCTATTGCGGCTGTATCTCCACCCTGCCAGCCCTCTGCCCACCTTTGGCTAAATTAGCTCGGGCCTCTTCTATGTATAAGTAATTCCTGCCAGAAGCCACTGAGACTGAGCCCAGGAACCCTAGGGTCAGGGCCATGACCTCTAGCCAACAGTGTGGCATTTTAGATCCCCAGGGTTAAGGGTACAAACAGCGCAGCATCTCCTAGCATAGCACCTGTTTGTCTAAGCAGACAGATGGCTGTGCTGAGAACATACTGTGTCTACCTTGCAGTTGCATCCCCACTCCTCATTGCTGCTGTCCACACTGGCCCAGAGGGGCAGGCCTGGAAGAAGTGGCCACCTCCCCAGGGCCCCAGGGGTTTGGCATGAATAATAAGATCTGCAATAAGATCACTTCCCTTCCAAGTATATGTTATAAACAAAGtacctttgcttttaaaaattgttttttggagccaggtgtggtggtgcatgcctttaatctcagcactcaggaggcagaggtaggaggatcgcggtgagtttgaggcctccctgagactacataggtcaacctggactgtgagaccctacctcgaaaaaccaaaccaaaaaaaaaaaaaaattgtttttttgagaggtagggtctcacaggctggcctcgcactcacagcgatcctcctacctcagcctcccaagtactggaattaaaggcatgtgccaccatgcccagattactCTTGCTCTTAAAATAATTTCTGGACATGCAAATGTCCACTTCCTTTTCCATTACCCCAGTTCCTGTCCATGAGTACCTGCTTCTAATTTTGAACTGTAAGCAGCAACCTAGCTGTCCCGGCCCCGAGTCTCCATTGTCGCAGAGGCAACTCAGCCTGAGTAGGTCTAGAAGAGCATGAGTGTGCCCCTAGCCTGCCCTGCTCACCGAGAACTTACCAAGCACTCAGGATACATCGTGGGTGGGGCCAGGCTGCCTTGCTCATCCCCTAGGTCAAGTGGGGAATCACCAGACAGAAGTGCTGCCTGCCACCCAGGAAGCCCACAagagggcttcctggaggaggtggccCCTGGTTAAACCTGAAGCTGACCTGGGTCTCCATATCCCTGATGTCTCAACCGTTTTCCCCTCAAGCCAGAACCCCCTAGTTAAGTGGTGTGACACGTGCACTGGCACCAACATCAGCCCGAGCTCACCCCGGCAACTCCCTCGAcaggctcctgctgctgctgcagagcTGTTCCAGCTACCTGGAAAACCTTGGCTTGGAGCAGGCGATGCCCCGCGCCCGAGATCCAGGACCCTGCATGTCTGTGGGGCTCACAGTGCGGCGCTTCTGGAACAGCCTGCTGAGGCTGGGCAAGCTTTACCAACTGGCGGCTCCCCAGGTAGGTTGTCCACGGCCCCCAATTGTGGTAGCTGCAGTTGCCACACTCCTTGTCCAGCTCCCTGCTGCCCAAAAGGAGCAACACAAACCTCGAGCCTCCCAGATAAGGACCCCGGACTTGACAGCTGAGAATGCAGGCCTCGTGCTCAATGTCTTGGCAACTTTGGAAAACTCCTACCACCTCTGAACCTCAGTTTGTTCATCTATGCAATAGGGGCAGCAAGCTACACTCAATGCAGGCAGTCCCATAATCCTCATGGCCACCCAGTGGGAAAGGACAGCTGTGAGGGAGAGGGAACTAAAAGAGTGGTTACTGGGGCATGAGAGCAAGTAAGGGCCTAGTGACAATCAGTTGCAATTTATCAAGTCACCCTTGTGGTACCATGCTCATGTAATCCTATCAAGCCTGGACCTGGGAAGGGGACAGCAGGAAAGAAGCCTGGGCTTGACAGACTGAATCATGGGAAAAGAGGCAGAAGGGTCTCTGACTGGAGTCGGTATCAGAAAACCACATTAAAGGGTCTGAGCATTGGGCAAGGCTGTCACCAGCATCCCCAGGGAAACAGTTGCCCCCCAGGTCCATTCtcacttcccttccctttctttccctgacCCCAGAAAAGGCAAAACCCAGGAGAGATTCTCACTGCCAAGCCCATGGCCAAAGGCGAGCCTGCCAGGAGCCCTGAATGTATGACTGCCAAGTTCATCAAACCTCCCTCCCCAGTACCAGGTTTGCCCCATACCTGCCCAGGGCTGCAGACCATCCCTGTCAGAGTGTCCCTGAGGTGCCCAGCCGGGACATCCGAGAACACCAAGAGCGTCCACTCCCAGACCATCGAAACAGCATTGGTACCCTGTGACGCTTGCACCAGTGTCCAGGGCAGTCTTCGAGAGGTGGGCAAGGTGGTCATCAGCTTATGTCAGAGCCAGAACTTGCCCTCATCCTTGGGCCAATTCCAGCAGCTGGTACAGGACAGTATGGGGCTCAGGCCCCTGCCAGCCGCTACCATGGGCCACTGGGCAGCAGAACAGAGCAAAGACCTGACACGCCTCAGTAAGCACGTGGGGGCCCTCACTCAGCTTGTCGGGCCCCTCAGGACCCAGCTAGAGGAGGCTGAGGGGCAGAAGGATGGACTGAGGCAGCAGGTGGGCGAGCTGGAGCAGTCCCTGCTGCAGGAGCAGAGGGAGCGACGGCGGCAGACGGAGGAGGCTGAGCGGCACTTGGCACAGTGGGAGTGTGACAGACAGCAGCTGCTCACAGGTCTGTTCCCCACCCCACAGCCAGAGAGACTTGGTGCCCAAGGGCTTTGCCATAGCTTTGGCATGGTCATCCCCTTCCTTCCACAACCAAGCAGGTCATGAGATAGGATTTTGAGTTCCAATAGTTTTCACAGAAGAGACCCAGGTTGGAGAATGGGCAGGCGAGCGGCTGAGAAGGGAAGGCAGCTACGGAGGGTGTGACCATCAAGCGGGAGACACTGGGCAGCTGAGCTCAGTCACACGTGTGCCTCAGACTTGTCCCatcaggaagggagggagctggAGTGTTATCCCACTCTTACTCCTGGTGATTCTTGAAGGTGCTTCAGGTAGCTCGTAGCTCATGTCTCTGGCTCCTCCACTCAACATAGATTCTTCTGCTTTGGCAAAAACTGTTAAGCAAAGAGGTGTAGCCCCTGGCACTGGACGTCCCAAGTGCTCACTGTTCAGAGATCTAGGGGACTAGGGCGAGTCATCATCATTTCCCAGTCTCACCATTGCCTCCGTGGAGGACCCAGGCCCAGAGAAGTGTAGGCATATGGCAGCCAGTCAGGGAGAGTGGAGCAGGGTGCCAGGCCTGCCGCACCCAGCAAAGATGCCTCTCCTCTGCAGGGTACACTGGGCTTGAAGGCCACTGGCAAGCCCAAGTGACTCTCTGAAGAGTCTCTCCATTTCTGCCATAGAAACGTGTGACCTAAAGACAAAGGTGGCCACCCTGGAGGAGCAGCTGAAGGACCAGCAGGAGTCCATGCAGGCTGTGGGTGAGGAGCCCTGCTGTGTGGCTGGGTGTGCACCTTCAGTTTCTGTCAGGACAGAGAAAGGGAACCACAGGAGGGTGAGTCTGACTGTCCACACTGCTGGGTGATGACCCAACCCAGGGTCTCAGTGGGCCGAGAGCACCATCTGTGCTTCAGACACCTTATGGGGTCCAAAACCCCATGCTGCCTGTGGCTGAGGCTTAGAGCTGTGATGTGACCTTCCCTCAGTGTCATGCTGGGTCAGAGGGTACACAGGCTGCCCCTCCCCTTTTGCTCCTGCTTGCTCACTCGGCAGAGGCAAAGTCTCAGGAGCTGCAGGAGGAAGGAGAGCGCAGGGCAGCAGCTGAGAAGCAGGTGCAGGTGCTGGAGGAGCAGGTGCAGGTGCTGGCAGGGCGGCTGGATGGAGCTGGCCAGCAGATCCGCTGGGCCAGCACAGAGCTGGACAAGGAGAAGGCCCGCGTTGACAGCATGGTCCGCCATCAGGAGGTGAGAGGTGCAGTCCAGGCACTGGGCTGCCTGCTCTGCAGCTCTGTCTGCTTACCCCCTTGTCACAACTCCTGATGAGAAGCTGAGGCATGGTCATGTTAAGGAGCTTTGCACAGGCCACACAGCTAGTGAGGCAGAGTCAAGTGTTTCTGTTGAGTGGGTGTCAGTAAATGTGAGTTCCATGGTTCAGGCTAATATGCTGGAGACAGAAGAAAAGCCTGTTTTCCAGAATCTTCTTCAGGTGAGAACTGTGTGTAAATGGAAAGTAGGGGCAATGACAGCATCAGCCAACTGCCATGTAAGGGTTCAGGGTCTGCAAGCATGGAGGGCCTGCCTTGTCCAGATTGGGGTGCATCTCCATGCTATGGTCCCTCTCCCCATCTATGTTCTTCCCTGTATACAGACATGGCACCAGGGGAGATACAgaaataacttagcagttaaggcattgcttgcaaagcctgatggcctgggttcaattccccagtacccacataaagccagaggcacaaagtggtgtatgcatctggagttcctttgcagtggcaagaagccctggtacatcccttccctttctctctccttctgctagcaaataaagaagtattttaaaaaatttaaagaagacatGGCAcaagagaaaggcacagagagccGTAGACACCAAAGCTTCCTCAGGCCCATGTGCCTGGTCTGGTCCTGAGGGTCCCATAGCCACCCTGACCAGTGCATTCCCACTTAGTCTCTGCAGGCCAAACAGCGGGCCCTGCTACAGCAGCTGGACAGCCTGGACCAGGAGCGCGATGAGCTGCGGGGAAGCCTGGATGAGGCTGAGCTTCAGCGGGCTCAGGTGGAGCAGCAGCTGCAGACCCTACAAATGGAGAGAGAGCACAGGCAGTGCCAACTCCAGGCCCAGCAGGTGGGCGAGGGAAGGGGCAGCTCCTTCCCTCTCATCAGAGGAGCCTGCAGTGTCCCTGGTCCCATTTCACGTCTCAGGCCCCATGGGATGGTGTCCCCAGGGGAGCCCGAAGCCCCACTGGGGCCAGGTCTGAGCCTCTCCTCACCTCAGGAGCTGCTGCAGAGCCTGCAGCAAGAGAAGCAGGAGCTGGAACAGGCAAGCACAGACCTGCGGCTGACCGTCTCAGAGCTGCAGCGGGAGGTGGCCGAGCTGAGGGAGAGGGAGCGACTGCTGGTGGCCTTCCCGGACCTCAACAGGCCCACAGAGGCTCAAATCGAAAGTAGGGGACTGGGGGTGCTGCTGAGTTCATGCTGGGGCCTTGGTGGGTGACTTGTCGAGCAATTTACTATACCTCTCTGGCCTGTCCAAAACAGGTAGCCTTGGAAGaaatttacttttactttattgccaatttttttttgcgTTCTAGGACACACCTAACTCTCAAGTCCTAAAACTACAGTTATCACCTTCACAGTGGGTGGTGACAGGAACGGGACCAAGGCCTCAGAAGATGAAAGGCCTAGGACAATGCCCAGCAGCCCTTTCCCCCATCCTGAGGCCCTGTCCAATTAGGCACAAGCAGCAGACCCAGTGAGCTGGGGATCACAGATTATCATCTCTCTGCAGGCTCTGGCGATGTTACCTACGACATGGAGAGGCAAGTGCAGGCCAACAATATCCGTATCCAGGTACTGAAGGAGGAGAATGGGCGACTCCAGTCAATGCTGACCAAAATCCAAGAGGTGGCCCAGCAGGGAGGCCTCAAGGTGAGCTTGGGGGCTTGGAGGAGGCACCTACCTGGCTGAGGTCTTTAGATTGCCCTGGGGGCCTGCCTCATGGCATGTGGCTTTAGACCACATTTCTCCAAAGTTACTTTCTTACTCAGTGTGGTGTGATGCTATTAAAGACCCTGGCTGGGCCTTTCAGCTCCAGATAGCTTTAAAGCCTCATTTTCTTACTTTAGATCCTCATCAGAGGAACAGTATTGCCTGCTTGAGGGTTTGCAGGTGGGGACCACCCTGAATGACCTTCCAAGCCCTGCTCCTTGGTGGAAAAGACAGTGGGGCAGGGGCTTGGGCTGTGCCTCCGTCCTTGCTTATGACACCCCCAgaacagtgtgtgtgggggggaatactGGGTCCTTGAGCTTGCCTTTCTTTGCAGCTGATCCCACAGGACCAGCTCTGGTCCCCTCCCCACAAGGACATCCAGGGAGCAGCACCCCCAGCACAGGCCCAGAGTGCATCCTCTCGGTGAGTGAGGCTTATCCTGAGGCAAGGCAGATGGGTGGTGTGGTCCCCTTGTTCCCAAGGACACCTGTGACTCGGTCCTCCCTCAGGCCTGTGAGCAGGAAGCACCCTCTTGGCAGCAGAACAGGCAGTGCAGGCAAGACCCCGCCTGGCCGGCCTCAAGCATCCCCAGCCCAGCAGCCCAGCAGCAAGCCTTCCCCAGAGAACAGGACTGTCTCAGCGACCTGTGCCCAGAACCCCATCCGGGCCTTGGCCAGGCTCAGGAGGAGACTCTCGCCGAGCCGGGGTCAGTCTGGCTGTATACACCAGTCCCAGGAGCGGCCCATGTAGCCTGCAGCAAGGGcgggtggggctggagggctgcTAGCTGGCAAATCCCGCATGGAATAAAACGCCAGCCACCGGCCCGCAGCGACCTGGCCTCAGCATGGCTAAGCAGCTACAACAACCTCCCCTCCTTATTGGGCAGGGTAGTCTACGACCCCACCATGAAGGTCATCAGCCAGTAGTAACCCGCCTCCTCCCTGACAGGAACGGTGGGAAAGAAGCTCCTCATCCCTGGGCCAGGTGAAGAGCAGCCTTTTCACCCCACAGCAAAGACCAAGGGGTAACCCTGGACTTACTGACCAGCACCAAGAAAGGTCAGGGTGGGGGTGTGCAGGCTAAGGGCCAGGGAGGACATGTGAGGCAAGCAAGGAATCAGAGGCCAAGACCCTGCCTCTGGCTCTCCAGGGAAGGCTGAGAACAGTGCTGCCTCGGCCTTTTACCTTGGCTCTGAACCCAGGACTGGGGCATCAGAACTGAGGGCAACAGGCATCTCTCACTAAGGAACTCCTCACCTTTAGGGACTCTTGTAGTTCATCAAAGTTCCCTTCAAGTCCTGTAGGTCAGAGTCCTGTGAGGCCACCAAAGGCATGGCCAGGGCTTGGGATGCCTTAGCCACACACAGTTTGATTGAGACCTTTACCTCAGAGCCCATCCAGTTCAGGATGTCATCAGCCACTTTCTTTAGGAAGCCATTGACCTGTCTCGAATCACCTAGTCTCCATGGAAGGTGGTCACCCTGTTGGAGAAGACCCAGCCCTGGGACACGCTCCTTGGTACAAGGCCTCACCCAAGTCCAGGGGACAGGCCCTCTCACAGCAGAGCCTCTCAGGTCTCCACTGACTCAGTGTCTTTTCTTATCTCTCATTGCTGCGGGTTTGGAATCCAGATCCTTGcaagtgtgttggcacatgcctataatgccatACCAgccttcaggaagctgaggcaggaggatcatgagtttcaaGTCAGACTAGTTATATAGggagattgcctcaaaaaaaaaaaaaaaaaaaaaaaaaaaagcaccaaacaCTCCAGAAGTGTAGGCCTTGCATGGCCAGGCCCTCTGCTGAGGGTGCTAGGATGCCAGTCAAGTTACCACCCAGGGTGTGCTCCACTCAGAGGCTCTGGGAAAGAACCCCCTTCCAAACTCATGCTGGTTACTGACAGAATTGAACATGTAGGGCTGTAGGACTGAAGTCCTTGTGGCCACCTTGCTCTCATCCCCCATCTTCAAGTCAGCAGCAGAAAATGTCTCCTGCGCTAAATGCCCGGCACTTTGACACTTCTTCCACCAGCCAGGGCAGCTCTGCTTCTCATGGGCCCATGTGCCAATCAgatgcttttcttctcttaagacCCACTGTGTACTCACAGGGGTAAAACCCCTTAGAGACTGTAAGGCAGGGACCGTGAGGACCATCAGAATTCCACCTACCACCAGCAGTCGAACCcaagataatttttgtttttgactcATGTAGCCTAAACTTgtacttgctatatagctgagactggccttaaactcctaatTTTCCtgcctcccatgggctgggaatacaggcatgtgccatcatacctggcttttatttattttaattttatttatttatttgagagagagggagaacaggcatgccagggcctccagccactgataatgaactccagatgcatgtgctaccttgtgcatgtggcttacgtgggtcctgaggaatcgaaccaaggtcctttggctttgcaggcaagtgacttaaccactaagccatctctctagccctttatttatttatttggttttttgaggtagagtcttgcccaggctgacctggaattcactatgttatctcagggtggcctcgaactcactcctacttctgcctccccagtgctgggattaaaggtgtgtgccaccacgcctggcttcagccctttattttttttaaagcag is a window of Jaculus jaculus isolate mJacJac1 chromosome 13, mJacJac1.mat.Y.cur, whole genome shotgun sequence DNA encoding:
- the Ccdc157 gene encoding coiled-coil domain-containing protein 157 isoform X3 gives rise to the protein MAHLLGSQACIDSLRRDLTDLQGTIVDVFSRAGPVRCPSWKFPDRVACDLDMVALLEHYDHVPGDPEFTQLSHTVLLELVIDRLLLLLQSCSSYLENLGLEQAMPRARDPGPCMSVGLTVRRFWNSLLRLGKLYQLAAPQKRQNPGEILTAKPMAKGEPARSPECMTAKFIKPPSPVPGLPHTCPGLQTIPVRVSLRCPAGTSENTKSVHSQTIETALVPCDACTSVQGSLREVGKVVISLCQSQNLPSSLGQFQQLVQDSMGLRPLPAATMGHWAAEQSKDLTRLSKHVGALTQLVGPLRTQLEEAEGQKDGLRQQVGELEQSLLQEQRERRRQTEEAERHLAQWECDRQQLLTETCDLKTKVATLEEQLKDQQESMQAVEAKSQELQEEGERRAAAEKQVQVLEEQVQVLAGRLDGAGQQIRWASTELDKEKARVDSMVRHQESLQAKQRALLQQLDSLDQERDELRGSLDEAELQRAQVEQQLQTLQMEREHRQCQLQAQQELLQSLQQEKQELEQASTDLRLTVSELQREVAELRERERLLVAFPDLNRPTEAQIESSGDVTYDMERQVQANNIRIQVLKEENGRLQSMLTKIQEVAQQGGLKLIPQDQLWSPPHKDIQGAAPPAQAQSASSRPVSRKHPLGSRTGSAGKTPPGRPQASPAQQPSSKPSPENRTVSATCAQNPIRALARLRRRLSPSRGQSGCIHQSQERPM
- the Ccdc157 gene encoding coiled-coil domain-containing protein 157 isoform X4, which encodes MAHLLGSQACIDSLRRDLTDLQGTIVDVFSRAGPVRCPSWKFPDRVACDLDMVALLEHYDHVPGDPEFTQLSHTVLLELVIDRLLLLLQSCSSYLENLGLEQAMPRARDPGPCMSVGLTVRRFWNSLLRLGKLYQLAAPQKRQNPGEILTAKPMAKGEPARSPECMTAKFIKPPSPVPGLPHTCPGLQTIPVRVSLRCPAGTSENTKSVHSQTIETALVPCDACTSVQGSLREVGKVVISLCQSQNLPSSLGQFQQLVQDSMGLRPLPAATMGHWAAEQSKDLTRLSKHVGALTQLVGPLRTQLEEAEGQKDGLRQQVGELEQSLLQEQRERRRQTEEAERHLAQWECDRQQLLTETCDLKTKVATLEEQLKDQQESMQAVGEEPCCVAGCAPSVSVRTEKGNHRRRQSLRSCRRKESAGQQLRSRCRCWRSRCRCWQGGWMELASRSAGPAQSWTRRRPALTAWSAIRSLCRPNSGPCYSSWTAWTRSAMSCGEAWMRLSFSGLRWSSSCRPYKWRESTGSANSRPSRLWRCYLRHGEASAGQQYPYPGTEGGEWATPVNADQNPRGGPAGRPQADPTGPALVPSPQGHPGSSTPSTGPECILSACEQEAPSWQQNRQCRQDPAWPASSIPSPAAQQQAFPREQDCLSDLCPEPHPGLGQAQEETLAEPGSPGCRPGGIHSP